DNA from Asanoa sp. WMMD1127:
CTACCGGTTCGACACGGGGCCGAGCCTGCTGACGTTGCCGCAGGTGTTCGACGAGCTCTTCGGGGATCTCGGCGCTCCGCCGCCCGACCTGGTGCCGCTGGACCCGCTGGTGCGGCACGTGTTCGCCGACGGGACCGTGCTCGACTCGTGCGCCGACCCGGGCGAGTTCGCGGACCGGATCGGCGCCGCCCTGGGCGCGACGGCGGCCGCCGACTGGCGCCGGCTGTGGCGGCGGGCGGGACGGGTGTGGGACGCGTCGTGGCGCGACATCCTGCGGCGGCCGGTCGACTCGCCGGCGGCGCTGGCCGGGTTGGCGTGGCGGCTCGGCGACCTGGCCGCGGTGGCGCCGGGGCAGACGTTGCGTGGGCTGGGCCGGCGGACGCTGGGCGATCCGCGGCTGCGGATGCTGCTGGACCGGTACGCGACCTACACCGGCGCCGACCCCCGCCGGGCGCCGGCCGCGCTGGCCGCGGTGCCGTACGCGGAGCTGTCCTTCGGGGGTTGGTACGTCCCCGGCGGGCTGGGCACGCTCGCGGACGCGCTGCTGGAACGGTGTGCGGCGCTGGGGGTCACGGTGCGCACGGAGGCCGCGGTCTCGGGTGTGGTCGTCGCGGGTGGCCGGGTGACCGGTGTGCGGCTGGGCTCGTCGTTCGTGCCGGCCGACGTCGTGGTGTCCAATGTGGATGCAGCGACGCTCTACCGGGACCTGCTCCCGACGCCGCGCCGGCTGACCCGGCTCGCCGATCGGAGCCTGGCGGGTTTCGTGCTGCTGCTGGGGGTGGCGGGTGCGACGCCCGGCCTGGCACACCACACGGTGTTCTTCCCGGCCGACTACGACGCGGAGTTCGACGCGGTCTTCGGGGGCCGGCCCGCCACGGACCCGACGGTGTTCGTCACGGTGGCCGACGACCTGACCGTCCGACCGGCGGGCCACGAGGCCTGGTTCGTC
Protein-coding regions in this window:
- the crtI gene encoding phytoene desaturase family protein: MAEVVVIGAGVGGLACAARLAAAGHRVTVLERSTVVGGKLGRRVVERPEGTYRFDTGPSLLTLPQVFDELFGDLGAPPPDLVPLDPLVRHVFADGTVLDSCADPGEFADRIGAALGATAAADWRRLWRRAGRVWDASWRDILRRPVDSPAALAGLAWRLGDLAAVAPGQTLRGLGRRTLGDPRLRMLLDRYATYTGADPRRAPAALAAVPYAELSFGGWYVPGGLGTLADALLERCAALGVTVRTEAAVSGVVVAGGRVTGVRLGSSFVPADVVVSNVDAATLYRDLLPTPRRLTRLADRSLAGFVLLLGVAGATPGLAHHTVFFPADYDAEFDAVFGGRPATDPTVFVTVADDLTVRPAGHEAWFVLVNAPRHGVGSGAVDWSRPGLASAYADHVLSVLAARGVDVRDRVLFREVLTPATLEQTTGAPGGAIYGTAGGLLRPANRGPVDGLFLVGGSTHPGGGLPMVTLSARIVANQIGPA